The Campylobacter concisus genome has a window encoding:
- a CDS encoding helicase, whose amino-acid sequence MGKDIKISGKLLDLNIHRQVAKVGMSVTLASVCLSALFMKNRSVKKFHVASGIAFTCFALYHAGLYDNGIFKKMIVKAKTASKKA is encoded by the coding sequence TTGGGAAAAGATATAAAGATAAGCGGCAAACTACTAGACCTAAACATCCATAGACAAGTAGCAAAGGTCGGCATGAGCGTCACTTTGGCATCTGTTTGCCTAAGCGCACTTTTTATGAAAAATAGATCTGTTAAAAAATTCCACGTAGCTTCTGGCATCGCATTTACATGCTTTGCGCTTTACCACGCTGGACTTTACGACAACGGCATCTTTAAAAAGATGATCGTAAAAGCAAAAACCGCTTCAAAAAAGGCATAA
- the modD gene encoding ModD protein translates to MRLSDAEILDYINEDLPYFDLTTSLQDIDKKASLEIYSRDEICVSCVDVAASIARLLGCESEIFVKNSQICKAGDVIIKIYGSYEDVHKAWKLAQVTLEYASAIATYTNKMSKAAKSVNEKCEVLATRKSFPFAKKFCVKAVLEGGGGMHRLGLSDSILFFRNHIKAYASFDEFISHLPEFKAKMVERKICVEAENLDEASKLLKAKCDVVQCDKFSPELIKNVLALRDEISPNTMILAAGGVNLANAKEFAAADAIVTSAMYSKGVADISARLEIL, encoded by the coding sequence ATGAGACTAAGCGACGCTGAAATTTTAGACTACATAAATGAGGATCTACCCTACTTTGACCTCACAACGTCGCTTCAAGATATCGATAAAAAAGCCTCACTTGAAATTTACTCGCGTGATGAAATTTGCGTTAGCTGCGTAGATGTAGCAGCAAGCATAGCAAGGCTACTTGGCTGCGAGAGCGAAATTTTTGTCAAAAACTCTCAAATTTGCAAGGCTGGCGATGTGATCATAAAAATTTATGGTAGCTACGAAGATGTGCATAAGGCTTGGAAACTAGCCCAAGTCACACTAGAGTACGCCAGCGCCATCGCAACCTACACAAATAAAATGTCAAAAGCTGCAAAAAGCGTCAATGAAAAATGCGAAGTTTTAGCAACCAGAAAGAGCTTTCCATTTGCGAAGAAATTTTGCGTAAAAGCCGTGCTTGAAGGCGGTGGTGGCATGCATAGGCTGGGGCTTAGCGATAGCATTTTATTTTTTAGAAACCACATAAAAGCCTACGCTAGCTTTGATGAATTTATATCACATTTGCCAGAGTTTAAAGCTAAAATGGTCGAGCGAAAGATCTGCGTCGAGGCTGAAAATTTAGACGAAGCAAGCAAGCTTTTGAAGGCAAAATGTGACGTCGTGCAGTGTGATAAATTTAGCCCAGAGCTTATCAAAAACGTGCTAGCCTTAAGAGATGAAATTTCACCAAATACTATGATACTAGCAGCTGGCGGCGTAAATTTAGCAAACGCAAAAGAATTTGCAGCTGCCGATGCGATAGTAACTTCTGCAATGTATTCAAAAGGCGTTGCCGACATCAGCGCAAGACTTGAAATTTTGTAA
- a CDS encoding BCCT family transporter, whose protein sequence is MFKFQRSKFNNSVFIPSLIVIFLIAAFAAIFPNFSNEFFKGMQNYIAAKFGWFYILVVAVILLSVIILGFSKLGEIKLGADHVKPEHKNISWFSMLFAAGMGIGLVFFGVAEPLMHYLNPPVGDAQTIAAQKLALNITFFHWGMSAWSVYAIVALILAFFSYRHGLPLTLRSAFYPIIGDKIYGKIGNAIDTFAVVATLFGVATSLGYGVLQVNAGLTHVFGLPTMHITLLIVLCFAATISAASGVDKGIKILSNANIALAICFMFLILFLGDTTQLLKSFVQNSGDYVSTLISNTFNLYAYERQNESWLGGWTLLYWAWWLSWSPFVGLFIAKISKGRTIREFVIGVLLVPTGFTFAWMSFFGNSAIALVQNGFSELATTVNSDSASALFMFLEKFSFSGVLSVIAVFMIVIFFVTSADSAAIVMNMLCSNGKDDTPVWQKVFWGVTVGVVAAFLMLAGGLGSLQALTITTALPFSIVLLGAIYGLFKALRVDLTKKETNNFSNMPISDLSKPWQERLSAIITLPGKKDGKKFLNEVVLKAFNELKEEFAKNGLEANVTNGENFVNLNVGLGDEMDFRYGVYLTKSHSPDYTRELDGDDLYYRAEVYLKEGGQDYDVLGWSEATLINDVIEQYRKHMQFLHVVRE, encoded by the coding sequence ATGTTTAAATTTCAAAGGTCAAAATTTAACAATTCAGTATTTATCCCATCGCTTATTGTCATATTTTTAATAGCGGCATTTGCAGCGATATTTCCAAATTTCTCAAATGAGTTTTTTAAGGGTATGCAAAACTACATCGCGGCCAAATTTGGCTGGTTTTATATCCTAGTCGTTGCCGTCATACTGCTAAGCGTCATCATTCTTGGCTTTAGTAAGCTTGGCGAGATCAAGCTTGGAGCTGATCACGTAAAGCCAGAGCACAAAAATATCTCGTGGTTTTCTATGCTTTTTGCTGCTGGCATGGGCATAGGTCTAGTGTTTTTTGGTGTGGCTGAGCCGCTCATGCACTATCTAAACCCACCAGTTGGCGACGCACAAACTATCGCAGCGCAAAAGCTTGCGTTGAATATCACATTTTTTCACTGGGGCATGAGCGCATGGTCAGTTTATGCTATCGTAGCGCTAATTCTAGCCTTTTTCTCGTATAGACACGGCTTGCCACTAACGCTTAGATCGGCGTTTTATCCGATCATCGGAGATAAAATTTATGGCAAGATAGGCAACGCTATCGATACATTTGCCGTCGTAGCGACCCTTTTTGGCGTGGCGACATCGCTAGGATACGGCGTGCTTCAGGTAAATGCTGGCCTTACGCACGTTTTTGGCCTGCCGACTATGCATATCACGCTTCTAATAGTGCTTTGTTTTGCAGCTACCATCTCAGCGGCAAGCGGCGTGGATAAGGGTATCAAAATCTTATCAAACGCAAATATCGCGCTAGCTATATGTTTTATGTTTTTGATACTATTTTTGGGCGATACGACGCAGCTTTTAAAGTCGTTTGTGCAAAACAGCGGCGACTACGTCTCTACGCTCATCTCAAACACTTTTAACCTCTACGCCTACGAGAGGCAAAACGAGAGCTGGCTTGGCGGTTGGACGCTGCTATACTGGGCTTGGTGGCTATCTTGGTCGCCGTTTGTGGGGCTATTTATAGCTAAAATTTCAAAGGGCAGAACGATTAGAGAATTTGTGATCGGCGTGCTTTTAGTGCCAACTGGCTTTACTTTTGCTTGGATGAGCTTTTTTGGTAACTCAGCGATTGCGCTTGTTCAAAATGGCTTTAGCGAGCTAGCAACGACTGTAAATTCCGACTCAGCCTCAGCACTTTTTATGTTTTTGGAGAAATTTAGCTTCTCAGGCGTGCTAAGCGTGATTGCAGTCTTTATGATCGTCATATTTTTCGTAACTTCCGCTGACTCTGCGGCGATCGTGATGAATATGCTTTGCTCAAACGGCAAGGATGATACACCAGTTTGGCAAAAGGTCTTTTGGGGCGTTACAGTGGGCGTCGTGGCGGCATTTTTGATGCTAGCAGGCGGTCTTGGCTCGCTTCAAGCACTTACGATCACCACAGCACTGCCATTTTCCATAGTGCTACTTGGTGCCATTTATGGGCTATTTAAGGCGTTACGTGTGGATCTAACCAAAAAAGAGACAAATAACTTTAGCAACATGCCTATTAGTGATCTTTCAAAGCCGTGGCAAGAACGTCTAAGTGCGATCATCACGCTGCCAGGCAAGAAAGATGGCAAGAAATTTTTAAACGAAGTCGTGCTAAAAGCTTTTAACGAGCTAAAAGAGGAATTTGCCAAAAACGGCCTTGAAGCAAATGTTACAAATGGCGAAAATTTTGTAAATTTAAATGTCGGACTTGGCGACGAGATGGACTTTAGATATGGCGTCTATCTCACTAAGAGCCATAGTCCAGACTACACCAGAGAGCTTGACGGCGACGATCTTTACTACAGGGCTGAGGTCTATCTGAAAGAGGGCGGTCAGGACTACGACGTGCTTGGCTGGAGCGAAGCCACGCTGATAAACGACGTCATCGAGCAATACCGCAAACACATGCAGTTTTTACACGTCGTTAGAGAGTAA
- a CDS encoding DKNYY domain-containing protein: MRKIATKILCLFVILTLFFVLAMLYLWHEGEYQRGFANIDNSEFYRSPEGKIYVQISGSGKYELKGVDEASFRVLKLKHAYDYSNVAADKNSVYCAREILPGLDPNSAKVLGNGYISDGKISYYCATRSEKEAGFSEFGAIMKNLAHTFIKSYDESPYFYRAKRVESTNLEPIFDAGFARDGVTLYYKGEKLDADPSELRYITTESGAASGYYTDGKSLFMGFYRLDASYTDETRRICYDAKHDIEYLFEPKSGAVFANEHKFSAQNMPYSAIYSVDNVHSFWPLFASKDGIYFWDGSKNEQTKISDYQLKGELKRLYADVFVDESSAYFLQQGEEWQRSKHGRHLVAQTVSLYKFAPSSSWREIGLVKDGEYGAVYANGDKVYFFSSIKPFYGIRHSVYEVVDLSVIEILTRTSKELSAKDISEMIKRGELVEASGEEVARSRIEFDSPKIILYITFGIAFFVIVLTTLAKPKRDERDLR, translated from the coding sequence ATGAGAAAAATTGCGACTAAGATACTTTGTCTTTTTGTCATTTTGACGCTATTTTTTGTTTTGGCGATGCTTTATCTCTGGCATGAGGGCGAGTATCAAAGAGGCTTTGCAAACATTGATAATAGCGAGTTTTACCGCTCACCTGAGGGTAAAATTTACGTTCAAATTTCAGGCAGTGGCAAGTATGAGCTAAAAGGCGTTGATGAGGCTAGTTTTAGGGTCTTAAAGCTAAAACACGCGTATGATTACTCAAACGTGGCGGCTGATAAAAACAGTGTCTATTGCGCTAGAGAAATTTTGCCTGGTCTTGATCCAAACAGCGCCAAAGTGCTTGGCAATGGCTATATAAGTGACGGCAAGATAAGCTATTATTGCGCCACTAGAAGCGAGAAAGAGGCTGGATTTAGCGAATTTGGCGCCATTATGAAAAACCTTGCTCACACCTTTATAAAAAGCTACGATGAAAGCCCTTATTTTTACAGGGCAAAAAGGGTCGAAAGCACAAATTTAGAGCCTATCTTTGACGCTGGTTTTGCAAGAGACGGAGTTACGCTTTACTACAAGGGCGAAAAGCTTGACGCAGATCCTAGCGAGCTAAGATACATCACGACAGAAAGTGGCGCTGCTAGCGGATATTACACAGATGGCAAAAGCTTATTTATGGGCTTTTATAGGCTTGATGCAAGCTACACAGATGAGACGCGCCGGATATGCTACGATGCTAAGCACGACATAGAATATCTTTTTGAGCCAAAAAGTGGGGCTGTGTTTGCAAATGAGCATAAATTTAGCGCTCAAAATATGCCTTATAGCGCCATTTATAGCGTGGATAACGTGCATTCGTTTTGGCCTCTTTTTGCCAGCAAAGATGGAATTTACTTTTGGGATGGCAGTAAAAACGAACAAACTAAAATTTCAGACTATCAGCTAAAAGGCGAGCTAAAAAGGCTCTATGCTGACGTTTTTGTAGATGAAAGCTCAGCCTATTTTTTACAGCAAGGCGAAGAGTGGCAGCGCTCAAAGCACGGCAGGCACTTAGTGGCACAAACTGTCTCTTTATATAAATTTGCCCCAAGCAGCTCTTGGCGTGAGATAGGGCTGGTAAAAGATGGCGAGTATGGCGCGGTCTATGCAAATGGCGATAAGGTCTATTTTTTTAGCAGTATAAAGCCATTTTATGGCATTAGACATAGCGTTTATGAGGTGGTTGATCTTAGCGTCATAGAAATTTTAACAAGGACGTCTAAAGAGCTTAGCGCAAAAGATATCAGCGAGATGATAAAGCGCGGCGAGCTAGTGGAGGCAAGCGGCGAAGAGGTCGCAAGGTCGAGGATAGAGTTTGACTCGCCAAAGATCATCTTGTATATCACATTTGGCATTGCTTTTTTCGTCATAGTGCTAACAACTCTTGCAAAACCAAAGAGAGATGAAAGAGACTTGAGATAA
- a CDS encoding DKNYY domain-containing protein has translation MLKKHPLISVIIAIVVIFFATYFFVFGLVSILDDDIGDSKELNNSFFYVKDDKVYALVPSGGKFELIGVRASKFRYIDTGKYDNRNVGASDEAVYCGNLVMSGLDPNGVRALGNGYFGDGNVTYFCDSESETNLEISALKEFWDILSHKMFKTPKAQTHIYKFRQVDNANLAAILGFGYASDGVKVYHEGKELEGANASKMRYIEQASGRKSIHFTTDGENVYYDSTKLGIKFSPQMRDIGEIWRIHYLYEPNSGMVYANDHEFDPKFAPYEPLFNLEDRHTYHALFRGKGGIYHWERKWQWYNSIDEGEFVRDGDDPFKGEITPLYGDVVISDGKTYFLKTYEIWHNTKQDHSLSSRHTCIVRLDTKEQWRKIGLVRNDGYGAVYANGDKTYYFDNVGYGWRFNSSVYDINDLGVVEILTRPYGPNVENLKLDEIVKMVDQGAMTPAEGEVVIDAISDFDDYSQKYAYWIFLAIAFVASVVGAIFKNKNQKSELKKGWMTIDNEKNCD, from the coding sequence ATGTTAAAAAAACATCCGCTAATCTCAGTAATAATCGCCATTGTTGTGATATTTTTTGCTACCTACTTTTTTGTCTTTGGGTTAGTTTCTATTTTAGATGACGACATTGGCGATAGTAAAGAGCTAAATAATAGCTTTTTTTACGTCAAAGACGACAAGGTCTATGCCTTGGTGCCAAGTGGTGGTAAATTTGAGCTAATAGGCGTGAGGGCCAGCAAATTTAGATACATTGATACCGGCAAATACGACAACAGAAACGTTGGCGCAAGCGATGAGGCGGTGTATTGCGGTAATCTCGTGATGAGCGGGCTTGATCCAAATGGCGTTAGAGCGCTTGGCAATGGCTACTTTGGTGACGGCAATGTAACATATTTTTGCGATAGCGAAAGCGAGACAAACCTCGAAATATCCGCACTTAAAGAGTTTTGGGACATCCTCTCACATAAAATGTTTAAAACCCCAAAAGCGCAAACCCATATCTATAAATTTAGGCAGGTTGATAACGCAAATTTAGCAGCGATCTTGGGCTTTGGCTACGCAAGTGACGGCGTGAAGGTCTATCATGAGGGCAAAGAGCTAGAGGGCGCAAATGCCAGCAAAATGCGCTACATCGAGCAGGCATCTGGCAGAAAGAGCATACATTTTACGACTGATGGGGAAAATGTCTATTATGACAGCACAAAACTAGGGATCAAATTTAGCCCGCAAATGCGTGATATCGGCGAGATATGGCGCATTCACTATCTTTATGAGCCAAATTCTGGCATGGTCTATGCAAATGATCATGAATTTGACCCAAAATTTGCCCCATACGAGCCACTTTTTAACCTAGAAGACAGGCACACCTATCATGCGCTCTTTCGTGGCAAAGGCGGTATCTATCACTGGGAGCGAAAGTGGCAGTGGTATAACAGCATAGATGAGGGCGAGTTTGTAAGAGACGGAGACGATCCTTTTAAAGGCGAGATAACGCCGCTATATGGCGACGTGGTGATAAGTGATGGCAAGACATATTTTTTAAAAACCTATGAAATTTGGCACAACACAAAACAAGACCACAGCCTAAGCTCACGCCACACGTGTATCGTAAGGCTTGATACAAAAGAGCAGTGGCGAAAGATAGGGCTTGTAAGAAACGATGGCTACGGAGCGGTTTATGCAAACGGAGATAAGACATATTATTTTGATAACGTCGGCTACGGCTGGCGTTTTAACAGCAGTGTTTATGACATAAACGACCTTGGCGTGGTTGAAATTCTCACTCGTCCTTATGGTCCAAATGTTGAGAATTTAAAACTTGATGAGATAGTAAAAATGGTAGATCAAGGCGCTATGACGCCAGCTGAGGGCGAGGTGGTGATCGATGCGATAAGCGACTTTGATGATTACTCGCAAAAATATGCTTACTGGATATTTCTTGCCATTGCGTTTGTGGCCTCGGTAGTTGGCGCTATTTTTAAAAATAAAAATCAAAAAAGCGAGCTTAAAAAAGGGTGGATGACTATAGATAATGAGAAAAATTGCGACTAA
- the abc-f gene encoding ribosomal protection-like ABC-F family protein produces MALIDLIDVSKKFGANEILNNVSLSVNENEKIAIIGKNGSGKSTLMKIISGEVAADSGRRIVQSLISVEMLAQNPNFNATFSVRDALNNELKEIFDAISEYEKSGVLLANEPENKEILKEQERLLKFIEAKDGWNIEHKIERILQEFKLKEYENRPICSLSGGEIRRVALGALILKKPDVLLLDEPTNHLDVYMVKFLEDMLKNSNQSIVFISHDRYFIDALATRCVEVDDASLKNFEGGYANYLTKKEEILASLAKSHETLLKQLKAEEEWLRRGVKARLKRNEGRKERVLAMREEAKKNPGVIRRVRLELERASKNFNQTQSQNRKKMLFEFKNLGKSIDGKVLFEKFDARVLQGERIAIVGRNGSGKSTLLKILLGLEKQSSGEIKRGEVSIGYFDQARNVLDDDKSLIETFCPNGGDHVLVRGRNMHVYGYLKNFLFPKEFLDKKIGVLSGGEKNRVALAMLFTKTYDVLVLDEPTNDLDIATINILEDYLQSFEGAILLVSHDRYFVDKMANKLWAFEGTKINVLHEEYSVYLELEDEMKELDKFEKELANSQNEAKQKSKSGAKLSYKQTQILNTYPDKISALEARVAELNEGLSDPKIYQEVGLTKLYEELESTKAELESLENEYFEVLEIAEELE; encoded by the coding sequence ATGGCATTAATCGACCTGATAGACGTAAGTAAAAAATTTGGCGCAAATGAAATTTTAAACAACGTAAGCCTTAGTGTAAATGAAAATGAAAAGATAGCGATCATCGGTAAAAACGGTAGTGGCAAGAGCACGCTTATGAAGATCATCTCTGGCGAGGTGGCAGCTGATAGCGGCAGGCGTATAGTGCAGAGCTTGATAAGCGTCGAGATGCTAGCGCAAAATCCAAATTTTAACGCCACTTTTAGCGTAAGAGATGCGCTAAATAACGAGCTAAAAGAGATATTTGACGCGATAAGCGAGTATGAAAAGAGCGGCGTCTTACTAGCAAATGAGCCTGAAAACAAAGAAATTTTAAAAGAGCAAGAGAGGCTTTTAAAATTTATAGAGGCAAAGGACGGCTGGAATATCGAGCACAAAATCGAGCGAATTTTGCAAGAATTTAAGCTAAAAGAGTATGAAAATAGACCCATTTGCTCACTAAGTGGTGGCGAGATCAGGCGCGTGGCACTGGGTGCGCTCATCCTTAAAAAGCCAGATGTGCTGCTGCTTGATGAGCCGACAAACCACCTTGATGTCTATATGGTCAAATTTCTTGAAGATATGCTTAAAAACTCAAATCAAAGCATAGTTTTTATAAGCCACGATAGATATTTTATCGATGCGCTCGCTACTAGGTGCGTTGAGGTCGATGATGCAAGCTTAAAAAATTTCGAGGGCGGATATGCAAACTATCTAACTAAAAAAGAGGAAATTTTAGCAAGCCTTGCAAAGTCGCATGAGACACTGTTAAAGCAACTAAAGGCTGAAGAGGAGTGGCTAAGGCGCGGCGTAAAAGCTAGGCTAAAGCGAAATGAGGGCAGAAAAGAGCGGGTGCTTGCTATGCGTGAGGAGGCCAAGAAAAACCCAGGCGTGATAAGGCGAGTGAGGCTAGAGCTTGAGCGTGCGAGTAAAAATTTCAACCAAACGCAGAGCCAAAACCGCAAAAAAATGCTCTTTGAGTTTAAAAATTTAGGCAAAAGCATAGACGGCAAGGTGCTTTTTGAAAAATTTGACGCAAGAGTCTTGCAGGGCGAGAGGATCGCCATAGTTGGGCGAAACGGCAGTGGAAAGAGCACGCTACTTAAAATTTTGCTAGGACTTGAAAAGCAAAGCAGCGGTGAGATAAAAAGAGGCGAGGTAAGTATCGGCTATTTTGATCAAGCTAGAAATGTCCTTGATGATGATAAGAGCCTTATAGAGACATTTTGCCCAAATGGCGGCGACCACGTGCTAGTTCGCGGGCGAAATATGCATGTTTATGGCTATCTTAAAAATTTCCTCTTTCCAAAGGAATTTCTGGATAAAAAGATAGGCGTTTTAAGTGGTGGCGAGAAAAACCGCGTGGCACTTGCGATGCTTTTTACCAAAACTTACGATGTGCTGGTGCTTGACGAGCCGACAAACGACCTTGACATCGCAACTATCAACATCTTAGAGGACTACTTGCAAAGCTTTGAGGGGGCTATCTTGCTAGTTAGTCACGATAGATATTTTGTCGATAAGATGGCAAATAAGCTTTGGGCGTTTGAGGGCACAAAGATAAATGTCTTGCATGAGGAGTATAGCGTCTATTTGGAGCTTGAAGATGAGATGAAAGAGCTTGATAAATTTGAAAAAGAGCTAGCAAATAGCCAAAATGAAGCTAAACAAAAGAGTAAATCTGGCGCAAAACTAAGCTACAAACAAACGCAAATTTTAAACACATATCCAGATAAAATTTCAGCCCTCGAAGCAAGAGTGGCTGAGCTAAACGAGGGGCTTAGTGATCCTAAAATTTATCAAGAAGTGGGGCTAACTAAGCTTTATGAAGAGCTAGAAAGCACAAAAGCTGAGCTTGAAAGCCTAGAAAATGAGTATTTTGAAGTTTTAGAGATCGCCGAGGAGCTAGAGTAG
- a CDS encoding MATE family efflux transporter — MNLSMKKLVVPIFLDMFLHFITLIINTYMVTKVSVHLVGAMGAGNQVMDLFMTIFNFLSMGCSVVVAQALGAKQNELASSVIHASITSNTVFGIFSAIIIYVFGYNILNLLNVPSDLINDSFSYLHILGFALLFDGIGMVLAAVLRVYNLATAVMLTSVLMNIITIFGNAIALFGWFDLPNLGLQGVAISTFVGRLIGLFVLLYMLIRVAKVRIYLSGLLVVPFGILKKILSVGLPSAGENLLWMAQYMVAFGFIASMGEATLSVQTIYFQITLLILLCGASISVANEVIVGHLVGASEFNEAYARTFKALWLGISITLVVVLIAYALKYKIMDALNLDDGLRKIMLPLFTLSIVLEAGRTFNIVIVNALRASGDAKFPLATGLIFMWGLSLPLGYFLGIHLGWGIVGVWIGFCADEWLRGLANTWRWRSKKWQEKRLV, encoded by the coding sequence ATGAATCTTTCTATGAAAAAACTGGTCGTACCTATATTTTTAGATATGTTTTTGCACTTTATAACGCTCATCATCAACACCTACATGGTGACAAAAGTGAGCGTGCATCTAGTTGGCGCCATGGGTGCTGGCAATCAAGTGATGGATCTTTTTATGACCATTTTTAACTTTTTAAGCATGGGCTGCTCAGTCGTCGTCGCACAAGCACTTGGAGCAAAGCAAAACGAGCTAGCTTCAAGCGTCATACACGCAAGCATCACGTCAAATACGGTCTTTGGCATCTTTTCAGCCATCATCATCTACGTCTTTGGCTACAACATCTTAAATTTACTAAACGTGCCAAGTGATCTCATAAACGATAGCTTCTCATACCTTCACATCCTTGGCTTTGCATTGCTATTTGATGGCATCGGCATGGTGCTAGCTGCGGTGCTTCGCGTCTATAATCTAGCAACTGCTGTGATGCTAACTTCGGTTTTGATGAACATCATCACCATCTTTGGCAACGCCATCGCTCTTTTTGGCTGGTTTGATCTGCCAAATTTAGGCCTGCAAGGTGTTGCTATCTCGACATTTGTGGGCAGACTAATAGGCCTTTTTGTCCTACTTTACATGCTCATACGCGTGGCAAAAGTTAGAATTTATCTTAGCGGACTGCTTGTCGTGCCGTTTGGAATTTTAAAGAAAATACTCTCAGTTGGCCTACCAAGCGCTGGCGAAAATTTACTCTGGATGGCGCAATACATGGTCGCTTTTGGCTTTATCGCGAGCATGGGCGAGGCAACTCTTAGCGTGCAGACTATCTACTTTCAGATCACACTTCTCATCTTGCTATGTGGCGCAAGTATCAGCGTGGCAAACGAGGTCATCGTGGGGCATTTAGTGGGAGCTAGCGAGTTTAACGAGGCTTACGCAAGAACCTTTAAAGCCTTGTGGCTTGGAATTTCTATCACGCTCGTCGTCGTTTTGATCGCCTACGCCTTAAAGTATAAGATCATGGACGCACTAAATTTAGATGATGGCTTGCGCAAGATAATGCTACCACTCTTTACACTCTCGATCGTGCTAGAAGCTGGCAGAACCTTTAACATCGTCATCGTAAATGCCCTTCGTGCAAGTGGCGACGCGAAATTTCCGCTAGCAACTGGGCTTATATTTATGTGGGGGCTTTCGCTGCCGCTTGGATATTTCTTAGGCATACACCTTGGCTGGGGCATTGTTGGCGTTTGGATAGGATTTTGCGCTGATGAGTGGCTAAGAGGCCTTGCAAATACCTGGCGCTGGAGAAGCAAAAAGTGGCAAGAAAAACGCCTAGTTTGA
- a CDS encoding M48 family metallopeptidase codes for MRQKSLNLDFYGLSVLINFKTNVKSMRLRVGKDAKITLSMPFYSTQKMALSFLETHRIWLENSYKKALLNLPKDDEMKFLGQIYKIKFDESVNVPFFEDKFIITPNLKALERFKKARAKELFLELVSYYQPHINKPVSRIVIRDSKTRWGSCNHKKGYINLSLRLIEKPLSAVRYVVLHELTHLLYPHHQSSFYKFIEAIMPDYKEQEQILKS; via the coding sequence TTGAGGCAAAAGAGCCTAAATTTAGACTTTTATGGCTTAAGCGTTTTAATAAATTTTAAAACAAATGTGAAATCTATGCGATTAAGAGTTGGCAAGGATGCTAAGATCACGCTTTCTATGCCATTTTACAGCACGCAAAAGATGGCTCTTAGCTTTCTTGAAACGCACAGAATTTGGCTTGAAAACTCATATAAAAAAGCTCTTTTAAATTTACCAAAAGATGATGAGATGAAATTTCTTGGGCAAATTTATAAGATCAAATTTGATGAGAGCGTAAATGTGCCATTTTTTGAAGATAAATTTATCATAACGCCAAATTTAAAGGCACTTGAGCGCTTTAAAAAAGCAAGAGCAAAAGAGCTATTTTTAGAGCTTGTAAGCTACTATCAGCCTCATATCAATAAGCCAGTTAGTCGCATCGTCATAAGAGATAGCAAAACTCGCTGGGGCAGCTGCAACCACAAAAAAGGCTATATAAACTTAAGCCTAAGGCTCATCGAAAAGCCGCTCTCAGCCGTGCGATACGTCGTGCTTCACGAGCTTACTCACCTGCTCTATCCGCATCATCAAAGCAGTTTTTATAAATTTATAGAAGCCATCATGCCTGATTATAAAGAGCAAGAGCAAATTTTAAAATCGTAA
- a CDS encoding tetratricopeptide repeat protein: MKKMIFISLLAACALAGDFEDGLKAYADSNFTDALSKFEAGCAANDARSCAKAGAIYQLGKTDVPDSNKALEFYNKACQGGEKEGCSAAGGIYLNSDPQKARELFNKACEQNDGYSCGMIGSILIEAKKFKEAYTFLVKGCKLGDKLACEFAGDLKRSKQL; encoded by the coding sequence ATGAAAAAAATGATTTTTATCTCGCTTCTTGCAGCTTGCGCTCTAGCAGGCGACTTTGAAGATGGCTTGAAAGCTTATGCTGACTCAAATTTCACTGATGCTTTGTCTAAATTTGAAGCAGGTTGCGCAGCAAATGACGCAAGATCATGCGCAAAAGCAGGTGCGATCTATCAGCTTGGAAAAACTGACGTGCCAGATAGCAACAAAGCGTTAGAGTTTTACAACAAAGCTTGCCAAGGTGGCGAAAAAGAGGGTTGCTCAGCAGCTGGTGGAATTTATCTAAACAGCGATCCGCAAAAAGCAAGAGAGCTTTTTAACAAAGCTTGCGAGCAAAACGACGGCTACTCTTGCGGCATGATAGGCTCGATACTAATAGAAGCTAAGAAATTTAAAGAGGCTTACACCTTCTTAGTAAAAGGCTGCAAGCTAGGCGATAAGCTCGCTTGCGAGTTTGCAGGCGATCTAAAACGCTCAAAACAACTTTGA